One window of the Acaryochloris sp. CCMEE 5410 genome contains the following:
- a CDS encoding FHA domain-containing protein, producing the protein MSSAPKPQLFIPATSCLSHQALTEGGFWTPSVSMARFSPYPPQGYYRTLVGQALWTLGREKACSIAFDDVTLSRQHALIFTTPLQEYYLSDLGSLNGSFINEQRVLHPTCLQHGDQVKLGRLSMEFQLASGLEPFQPHRNQKLVLMIQPSATQGKLWQELLIYQGVTVIWEKLSTSEELKTCLDNYALNESRLPDLLLIEAETLDPNPYEFCRWSHEAYPSVKVVLTCRGRTEVLPSELRWAKEQGATDLLPAFREDNMLTRVVDMVAQVNIVLKLLGSQELEQQTVATDFFSLLKDL; encoded by the coding sequence GTGTCTTCAGCTCCAAAGCCCCAACTGTTTATCCCAGCAACTTCCTGCCTATCTCATCAAGCCCTAACCGAGGGTGGCTTTTGGACTCCATCTGTGTCGATGGCACGGTTTTCCCCTTATCCTCCCCAAGGATACTACCGGACCTTAGTCGGGCAAGCGTTATGGACATTGGGACGAGAAAAGGCTTGTTCTATCGCCTTTGACGATGTCACCCTATCGCGCCAACATGCCCTAATTTTTACGACCCCTTTGCAAGAGTATTACTTATCAGACCTGGGCAGCTTGAACGGCTCTTTTATCAATGAGCAACGGGTGCTTCACCCCACCTGCCTACAGCATGGCGATCAGGTGAAATTAGGGCGGCTGAGCATGGAATTTCAGTTGGCCTCAGGATTGGAACCATTCCAACCGCATCGCAACCAAAAGCTCGTCCTCATGATCCAGCCGTCTGCCACCCAAGGCAAACTCTGGCAAGAGCTGCTGATCTATCAGGGCGTAACCGTCATCTGGGAAAAGCTATCCACTAGCGAAGAGCTGAAAACCTGTTTAGACAACTATGCCCTAAATGAAAGTCGATTACCGGATCTCTTACTCATTGAGGCTGAGACCCTAGACCCCAATCCCTATGAGTTCTGTCGCTGGAGCCATGAAGCCTATCCATCGGTGAAAGTAGTTCTCACCTGTCGAGGACGCACTGAGGTTCTGCCCTCTGAATTGCGATGGGCCAAAGAGCAAGGGGCCACGGATTTACTCCCAGCTTTTCGAGAAGACAATATGCTGACTCGGGTGGTGGATATGGTGGCCCAAGTCAACATTGTTCTCAAGCTTCTCGGTAGCCAAGAACTTGAACAACAGACTGTAGCGACAGACTTTTTCTCGCTCCTCAAGGATCTCTAA
- the hisIE gene encoding bifunctional phosphoribosyl-AMP cyclohydrolase/phosphoribosyl-ATP diphosphatase HisIE encodes MSSSAIPVDKIRYDAQGLVPAIVQDYLDGTVLMMAWMNRESLQKTMDTGRTWFWSRSRQELWPKGETSGHVQEVKSLRYDCDSDALLVGVEQIGDIACHTGERSCFHQIEGQIAAPPADTLSQVFEVICDRKHNPSPDSYTCKLFAAGDNKILKKIGEESAEVVMACKDDNADEIAGEVADLIYHSLVALAHHDVDIKDVYRKLQERRR; translated from the coding sequence ATGTCTTCTTCTGCAATTCCAGTAGACAAAATTCGGTATGACGCTCAAGGGTTAGTACCAGCCATCGTTCAAGACTATTTAGATGGCACGGTGTTGATGATGGCCTGGATGAATCGTGAATCTTTGCAGAAGACCATGGATACGGGCCGGACTTGGTTTTGGAGCCGGTCGCGGCAGGAGTTGTGGCCCAAGGGCGAAACCTCGGGTCATGTGCAAGAGGTGAAGTCCTTACGGTACGACTGTGACAGTGATGCCTTGCTGGTGGGGGTGGAGCAAATTGGCGATATTGCCTGCCATACAGGAGAGCGTAGCTGTTTCCATCAGATTGAAGGGCAGATTGCGGCTCCCCCTGCCGATACTTTGTCTCAGGTGTTTGAGGTGATTTGCGATCGCAAACACAATCCCTCTCCGGACTCCTATACCTGTAAGCTATTTGCTGCGGGTGACAACAAAATTCTCAAAAAGATTGGCGAAGAATCCGCAGAAGTGGTGATGGCCTGTAAGGACGACAACGCTGATGAAATTGCGGGAGAAGTGGCCGATCTGATTTACCACAGTCTCGTGGCCCTGGCCCATCATGATGTCGATATCAAGGACGTCTACCGCAAACTGCAAGAGCGGCGCCGCTAG
- a CDS encoding DUF4278 domain-containing protein yields the protein MKLTYRGVSYDYNPPAVDMTSSEEVGQYRGLEWRFRNAQKPPVMQPSLNLVYRGVAYETGTPEPEVAPTYTPAPTTPVAAPAVLTVQNMARSLMTSHHRWIKNRQQALLSRSAAEVGLSADAAHYWNHIQGKVHPSFRGSYDRSHAALS from the coding sequence ATGAAACTTACTTATCGCGGTGTTAGCTACGACTACAATCCCCCTGCAGTAGACATGACTTCTAGTGAAGAAGTCGGTCAATATCGTGGATTGGAGTGGAGATTTAGAAACGCTCAAAAACCCCCGGTGATGCAACCCAGTCTTAACTTGGTTTACCGAGGCGTTGCCTATGAAACAGGCACCCCAGAGCCAGAAGTTGCACCCACCTATACCCCAGCACCCACCACACCTGTGGCTGCTCCTGCTGTCTTGACCGTTCAAAATATGGCTCGGTCACTCATGACATCCCACCACCGCTGGATCAAAAACCGTCAGCAAGCCCTGCTCAGCCGCTCTGCCGCTGAAGTTGGCTTAAGTGCGGATGCGGCCCATTACTGGAATCATATTCAAGGTAAGGTCCATCCCAGCTTTCGCGGTAGCTATGATCGCTCCCATGCAGCCCTGAGCTAA
- a CDS encoding ankyrin repeat domain-containing protein, with amino-acid sequence MYESINYEWLKLTDAIQNNHLDQFKIILADNQWSDLKLASAAQHASQAGRLKILKILIKYGADINLTVGEETALTAAVYANHYEIVSTLLNAGANPSLPIHREVDPPLFIAADNGYLDLVRLLVSAGANVNQTVLGEPPIIYAALSGHQDIYDLLLPMTQPELLGDAAYFLQKGIRQKYRDEHINPVMETAYDVVFEGDVDGVKKLLMADIPINDFCQCGSTLLNLAVIKRFEGFRLPVTLALLESGADPNLADDYDDMTPIMRTKQPEIVATLISFGADVNAMTHNKTTALLEAAKSGSLSVVKLLLESGADPKHEDAEQKTAIDYALENQHLDVVHFLQHFWLLPRLKSLC; translated from the coding sequence ATGTACGAAAGCATCAATTATGAGTGGCTTAAATTAACAGATGCCATTCAAAATAATCATCTAGATCAGTTCAAGATTATATTGGCTGATAACCAATGGAGCGATTTGAAATTGGCCAGTGCTGCGCAGCATGCCTCTCAAGCTGGAAGGCTAAAAATATTAAAGATATTGATCAAGTATGGTGCAGATATAAACCTTACGGTAGGGGAAGAAACGGCACTTACTGCTGCAGTATATGCCAATCATTATGAAATTGTTTCTACTCTGCTAAATGCTGGTGCGAATCCTTCGCTGCCAATCCATCGTGAGGTTGATCCTCCATTATTTATTGCGGCTGATAATGGATATTTAGATCTTGTTCGGCTCTTGGTCAGTGCTGGGGCGAATGTCAATCAAACTGTATTGGGAGAACCGCCCATTATTTATGCTGCCTTGTCGGGGCATCAGGATATTTACGACCTCTTACTTCCCATGACGCAACCAGAATTATTAGGTGATGCAGCGTATTTCTTGCAGAAAGGGATTCGACAGAAGTATAGAGATGAACATATCAATCCTGTGATGGAAACTGCTTATGATGTGGTGTTTGAGGGGGATGTTGATGGAGTCAAAAAACTCTTAATGGCAGATATCCCCATCAATGATTTTTGTCAGTGTGGATCAACACTATTAAACCTTGCCGTTATTAAGCGATTTGAAGGGTTTCGACTACCAGTGACTCTTGCTTTACTGGAGTCTGGAGCTGATCCTAATTTAGCGGATGACTATGACGATATGACCCCTATTATGCGAACGAAGCAGCCCGAAATTGTTGCGACGTTAATCAGTTTTGGTGCGGATGTCAATGCGATGACTCATAACAAGACAACTGCTTTACTGGAAGCTGCTAAATCTGGATCGCTCTCTGTTGTAAAACTTTTGCTGGAATCTGGTGCAGATCCAAAACATGAAGATGCGGAACAGAAGACGGCAATAGATTATGCGTTAGAAAATCAGCATTTAGATGTTGTTCATTTCCTACAACATTTTTGGTTACTGCCCAGGCTTAAATCATTGTGTTGA
- a CDS encoding tetracycline resistance MFS efflux pump, whose product MKREVWIVSAIALVNSLSFTVLLPTLYPYGRQFGLNDFETSFLFSIFSIAQFIATPVIGQFSDRWGRRPLLLVSLAGTMFANLMAGLATAAWVLFLARFLDGITGGNNSVIQAVIADVTDAENRARGFSLFGAAFGVGFVLGPLISLGAQEISLGASFLVSAWIAGIALGVTYFFLPETLEERSQPRRFELGLAKLVTGLTIPKVGILLLINFLVGTTFTIFTYAFQPYFLNVLNQTPQSLALIFIVYGVLGVLMQTFGVPNLTKRFNLLLILFVALLIRSVAFLAMPIWPNVTYFVLITIFFSVFNSLVQPIINTLISLNVNAQQQGMAMGLNSSYLSISNGIGPVIAGVLIRQSNLASYGYPLYLAGACTFGVLLLAIQTRTKYAPS is encoded by the coding sequence ATGAAGCGTGAAGTTTGGATCGTCTCTGCCATTGCCTTAGTCAACTCCCTTAGTTTTACGGTTCTGCTGCCAACCCTGTATCCCTACGGTCGGCAGTTTGGCCTCAATGATTTTGAGACCAGCTTCCTGTTTTCGATATTTTCGATTGCTCAATTTATCGCCACCCCTGTGATTGGACAGTTCTCGGACCGTTGGGGGCGACGACCTTTATTACTGGTGAGTTTGGCGGGGACAATGTTTGCCAACCTAATGGCAGGTCTGGCAACGGCGGCTTGGGTGTTATTCTTGGCCCGGTTTTTAGACGGGATTACCGGAGGCAACAATTCCGTCATTCAGGCCGTGATTGCAGATGTCACGGATGCTGAGAATCGGGCGCGGGGCTTTAGTCTGTTTGGGGCTGCCTTTGGCGTCGGCTTTGTCCTCGGCCCCCTTATTAGTTTGGGTGCCCAAGAGATTTCCCTGGGGGCTAGTTTTTTAGTATCTGCCTGGATCGCTGGGATAGCATTAGGGGTGACCTACTTCTTCTTACCGGAAACCTTAGAAGAGCGATCGCAACCGCGGCGATTTGAGTTAGGGTTGGCCAAATTAGTCACAGGATTGACGATTCCCAAAGTCGGCATTCTCTTGTTGATCAACTTTTTGGTTGGTACGACCTTTACAATTTTCACTTATGCATTTCAGCCCTATTTCCTCAACGTCCTTAACCAAACCCCCCAGTCTTTGGCCCTGATATTTATCGTTTACGGGGTACTCGGGGTGTTAATGCAGACCTTCGGGGTGCCTAACCTGACCAAAAGATTTAATTTGCTGTTGATCTTATTTGTGGCCTTACTGATTCGGAGTGTGGCCTTCTTGGCGATGCCCATCTGGCCCAATGTGACCTATTTTGTCTTGATTACCATCTTCTTTTCCGTCTTTAACTCCCTGGTTCAACCCATTATCAATACCCTGATTTCCTTGAATGTGAATGCTCAGCAGCAGGGGATGGCGATGGGCCTAAATTCCTCGTATCTCAGCATTTCTAATGGTATTGGCCCCGTCATTGCTGGTGTATTGATTCGTCAGTCCAACCTGGCCAGCTATGGCTATCCCCTCTATTTAGCGGGTGCCTGTACGTTTGGGGTGCTCTTGTTGGCGATTCAGACCCGCACAAAATATGCCCCCAGTTGA
- the trxA gene encoding thioredoxin encodes MATKKQYKNFAELLAGSDKPVLVDFYAIWCGPCRMLVPILEQVSTLLKDKVQVVKIDTERYPELATEYHIHALPTLVLFKDGQPVERIEGVLPPEDIVSRVQPLL; translated from the coding sequence ATGGCCACAAAAAAGCAATACAAAAATTTTGCCGAACTTTTAGCTGGATCTGATAAACCCGTCCTAGTCGATTTCTATGCAATTTGGTGTGGGCCTTGTCGGATGTTGGTCCCCATCCTGGAGCAGGTCAGCACCTTGTTGAAAGATAAGGTCCAAGTGGTCAAAATTGATACCGAGCGTTACCCAGAGCTGGCAACGGAATACCATATCCATGCCTTGCCGACCCTCGTGTTATTCAAGGATGGTCAACCCGTGGAACGGATTGAAGGGGTCTTACCGCCGGAAGATATTGTCAGTCGTGTACAGCCTTTACTCTAG
- a CDS encoding cation:proton antiporter → MSMATLILPLQDPVYAFSVLLVILLLAPLIAKPLKLPALVVLILLGCLLGSNGLGIITRDTQLIFLEKVGLLYIMLLAGLQMDLSDLQRLGVRALIFGLLTFGLPFAVGVVSGQVMISMGIIAVAGSSGLASALLGILYSPHTLLAYPSMTRLGLAQRESIGVAVGGTVLTAMLTLVGFALIQAMAEGQIGLVLWLKLLVGLPLLTTLCFWGVPQLGRWFFNPKAEVPLGLQFIFVVATLFVIASATQGLGVDSIVGAFIAGLALNRSIPMESDLMNRIDFVGNSLFIPAFMVSVGVLANPTVFVSAPGSLGIAGVIVGGAVASKWLSAWMVGRWFNYEPMEVLTLFSLTIPRAALVLVITLFGKEANLVDDNIFNAVIAYIVVTCLLGPILSEWAGKKLVTQIEG, encoded by the coding sequence ATGTCCATGGCGACGTTGATTCTACCTTTACAAGATCCGGTCTATGCCTTTAGTGTGCTGCTGGTCATTTTGCTGCTGGCACCTCTGATTGCCAAGCCTTTAAAGCTGCCGGCTTTGGTGGTGCTCATCCTTTTAGGCTGTTTGTTAGGCAGTAATGGCCTAGGCATTATTACCCGAGATACCCAACTGATTTTTTTAGAAAAAGTGGGTCTGCTCTATATTATGTTGCTGGCAGGTCTGCAAATGGATCTGAGCGACTTACAGCGGTTGGGGGTACGAGCGCTTATTTTTGGGTTGCTCACCTTTGGCCTGCCTTTCGCAGTGGGCGTCGTGTCCGGTCAGGTGATGATCAGTATGGGCATCATCGCAGTGGCTGGATCGAGTGGGTTGGCCTCTGCATTGCTGGGAATTTTGTATTCACCTCATACCCTGTTGGCCTATCCGAGTATGACCCGATTAGGGTTGGCCCAGCGAGAATCCATTGGGGTGGCGGTGGGAGGAACGGTACTGACGGCAATGCTCACGTTAGTCGGCTTTGCCTTGATCCAGGCGATGGCCGAGGGGCAAATCGGGTTAGTCCTATGGCTAAAATTACTGGTGGGCTTACCGCTGTTAACGACCCTCTGTTTTTGGGGCGTTCCGCAACTAGGGCGCTGGTTTTTTAATCCCAAAGCAGAGGTCCCCTTGGGACTACAGTTTATTTTTGTGGTGGCCACATTATTTGTGATTGCCTCTGCCACTCAGGGATTAGGGGTGGATTCGATTGTGGGGGCTTTTATTGCCGGTTTGGCCTTGAATCGTTCGATTCCCATGGAGAGCGATCTGATGAACCGGATTGATTTTGTTGGTAATAGTCTCTTTATTCCAGCGTTTATGGTGTCGGTGGGCGTGTTGGCTAATCCGACCGTGTTTGTGTCTGCACCCGGTAGTTTAGGCATTGCTGGGGTGATTGTGGGGGGCGCTGTCGCCTCTAAATGGCTGTCGGCCTGGATGGTTGGTCGCTGGTTTAACTATGAACCGATGGAAGTGTTGACTCTGTTCAGCTTGACGATTCCCCGTGCAGCCCTAGTTTTGGTGATTACGTTATTTGGCAAAGAAGCCAACTTAGTTGATGACAATATCTTTAATGCGGTGATTGCCTATATTGTCGTCACTTGCCTATTAGGGCCAATTTTGTCGGAATGGGCAGGGAAAAAATTGGTGACTCAAATAGAAGGCTAA
- a CDS encoding FHA domain-containing protein gives MITCTNCGHANPEGAITCEACYVELPKMTSCPSCHAQVPEDAVFCSQCGASLQPGVAAPGLDMATAPTQVNAGKGIPATDVVNFETPSGIPATDVVVPLPDPPAMAPPDPVEMTEFPDMDLGYAPTEVTPPGSLPPPLAVEMSEQPTENVIPPSSLPTPPELDFEEPTPPMPPAASQPPMPPVSEPPMPPAASQPPMPPMEFTPPSPAPEAPPTPPEPVVSAAPQPTTTPIPEQPKPMPVGATQLQLPVARLLHERSNSNLDLPTNLNLVHIGKPNDRIPPDIDVSGFPDSDVVSRVHADIRVEPDGYYIEDTGSANGTYVNNQPLRPGDRYRLRAGDRISLGKEDKVSFIFHPG, from the coding sequence ATGATTACCTGCACCAACTGCGGCCACGCTAACCCAGAAGGGGCCATTACTTGTGAAGCTTGCTATGTAGAGCTACCCAAAATGACGTCTTGCCCCAGTTGCCATGCTCAGGTACCCGAAGACGCCGTTTTTTGCTCCCAATGTGGCGCCTCATTACAGCCAGGGGTTGCAGCCCCCGGTCTAGATATGGCGACTGCCCCCACTCAAGTCAATGCAGGTAAAGGTATTCCCGCCACCGATGTGGTCAACTTTGAGACCCCATCCGGAATCCCTGCCACTGATGTCGTGGTGCCCTTACCCGATCCTCCCGCCATGGCGCCTCCTGACCCAGTCGAAATGACAGAATTTCCAGATATGGACTTGGGATACGCCCCCACAGAAGTGACCCCTCCGGGCAGCCTTCCCCCTCCTTTGGCCGTCGAAATGAGTGAGCAACCTACGGAGAATGTGATACCACCGTCCTCTCTACCTACTCCACCAGAACTCGATTTTGAAGAGCCGACTCCACCCATGCCGCCTGCTGCATCCCAACCACCCATGCCGCCAGTATCGGAGCCGCCCATGCCGCCTGCTGCATCCCAACCCCCGATGCCGCCCATGGAATTTACTCCTCCTTCTCCTGCACCAGAGGCCCCTCCGACTCCTCCAGAACCAGTTGTTTCTGCCGCACCACAGCCCACCACCACTCCGATTCCTGAACAGCCCAAACCCATGCCTGTCGGTGCCACGCAACTGCAATTACCCGTGGCACGACTGCTGCATGAACGGTCTAACTCGAATCTAGATTTACCGACCAATCTCAACTTGGTCCATATTGGCAAGCCCAATGATCGGATCCCTCCTGACATTGATGTATCGGGCTTTCCCGATAGTGATGTGGTGTCCAGAGTCCATGCCGATATCCGGGTTGAACCGGACGGCTATTACATCGAAGACACGGGCAGCGCCAACGGTACCTACGTCAATAATCAGCCGTTACGCCCTGGCGATCGCTATCGGTTACGGGCGGGCGATCGCATTTCCCTGGGCAAAGAAGATAAGGTCAGTTTTATCTTCCATCCCGGCTAA
- the dnaG gene encoding DNA primase codes for MTTPRLHPDTIEQVRQATDIVDVVSEHVSLRKQGRNLVGCCPFHDEKTPSFSVSPEKQFYYCFGCGAGGNAIKFLMEIGQRSFAEVVLDLAQRSQVPIQTLAKDEEKKLARKLSLREQLYEILAIASRYYEHALRQPQGHNALRYARNQRGLSNETIQTFQLGYAPGGWSTLHDVLVQEKGFTPDLVQQAGLILPRKSGDGFYDRFRDRLMIPIHDAQSRVVGFGSRTLTGEEPKYLNSPETELFNKGKLLFGLDKARQTIVKADRAVVVEGYFDVIALHSVGITNAVASMGTALSLDQMRQLLRYTESKQVILNFDADAAGGKAAERAISEVEDQAYRGEVQLRVLNLPNGKDADEYLQDYTAEDYLDLLDESPLWLDWQIHRALQDRDLQQAEQFQAATEAIAAILGKLPNATLRTHYTHRCAGLLSQGDSRLALQLEEALRQQVRGQRWHGRSQKWQRPADYTLREAAEAQILRIYLHRPQFRQDIHNAMKQRDIEFSFSHHRFLWRQILAIEDDQAKLEPLHPELDTPAFDLIAVVQDLCTEYSQEMQQVYHLIQLNEKTELDILRPNLSIRAAAASLERIACEKRCRHLLQMWESAMKSAKKELGQRQILNTYLQQMLMDESEQAQSLLEEESYCLQELDEIKRLYYQEKRYLQQLDQQRCVDLNDFSELMENPQLNLN; via the coding sequence ATGACTACGCCCCGCCTCCACCCCGATACGATTGAGCAGGTTCGCCAAGCCACCGACATTGTCGATGTGGTTTCCGAGCATGTCAGCTTGCGTAAGCAGGGGCGGAATTTGGTGGGCTGCTGCCCGTTTCACGACGAGAAAACCCCCAGCTTTAGCGTCAGTCCTGAGAAGCAGTTCTATTACTGCTTTGGCTGTGGGGCAGGCGGTAATGCCATTAAGTTTTTAATGGAAATTGGCCAGCGGTCCTTTGCAGAAGTTGTTCTCGATTTGGCCCAGCGCAGCCAAGTCCCTATCCAGACCCTGGCCAAGGATGAAGAGAAAAAGCTAGCCCGCAAGCTGTCTCTGCGGGAGCAGCTCTATGAAATTTTGGCGATCGCAAGTCGGTATTACGAACATGCCCTCCGCCAGCCCCAGGGCCACAATGCCCTCCGCTATGCTCGTAACCAGCGGGGACTCAGTAATGAAACCATTCAAACCTTTCAGCTGGGCTATGCTCCGGGGGGCTGGAGTACCCTCCATGATGTGTTGGTGCAGGAGAAAGGGTTTACGCCTGACTTAGTCCAGCAGGCAGGATTGATTTTGCCCCGCAAGTCTGGAGATGGATTTTACGATCGGTTTCGCGATCGCTTAATGATACCGATCCATGATGCCCAGAGTCGGGTGGTGGGATTTGGCAGCCGTACTCTGACGGGAGAGGAACCCAAGTACCTCAACTCCCCAGAGACGGAACTGTTTAACAAGGGCAAGCTCTTATTCGGCCTAGATAAAGCCCGTCAAACCATCGTCAAGGCCGACCGGGCGGTGGTGGTTGAAGGTTATTTTGACGTGATTGCCCTCCATTCCGTGGGCATCACCAACGCCGTTGCCTCCATGGGCACGGCCCTGAGCTTGGACCAAATGCGGCAGCTGTTGCGCTATACCGAATCCAAACAGGTCATCCTTAATTTTGATGCGGATGCTGCTGGGGGTAAAGCCGCAGAGCGAGCGATTTCTGAAGTCGAAGACCAGGCCTATCGAGGGGAAGTTCAGCTCCGAGTTCTGAATCTGCCCAATGGCAAAGATGCCGATGAATATCTCCAGGACTATACGGCAGAAGACTATTTAGATTTGCTCGATGAGTCCCCCCTGTGGCTAGACTGGCAAATTCACCGGGCTTTGCAAGATCGGGATTTGCAGCAGGCTGAACAGTTCCAAGCAGCCACGGAAGCCATTGCGGCTATTTTAGGCAAGTTGCCCAACGCCACCCTGCGCACCCACTATACCCATCGCTGTGCGGGTCTCCTTAGCCAGGGGGATTCTCGCCTGGCCCTGCAGCTGGAAGAAGCCCTGCGTCAGCAAGTGCGCGGTCAGCGCTGGCATGGACGATCGCAAAAATGGCAGCGCCCGGCTGACTACACCCTCCGGGAAGCAGCGGAAGCCCAAATCCTTCGTATTTATCTGCATCGACCCCAGTTTCGGCAAGATATTCACAACGCCATGAAACAGCGGGATATAGAATTCAGTTTTTCCCACCATCGGTTTCTATGGCGGCAAATTTTAGCCATTGAAGATGATCAGGCCAAGTTAGAGCCCTTACATCCTGAACTGGACACCCCTGCCTTTGATCTAATCGCTGTGGTCCAGGATCTTTGTACCGAGTATTCGCAGGAAATGCAGCAGGTTTACCACCTGATTCAGCTGAACGAAAAAACAGAACTGGATATCCTCCGCCCCAACCTCTCCATTCGAGCAGCAGCAGCCAGTCTAGAGCGGATTGCATGTGAGAAGCGCTGTCGGCATCTGCTGCAAATGTGGGAATCGGCGATGAAATCCGCGAAAAAAGAACTGGGTCAGCGGCAAATCCTCAACACTTATCTGCAACAGATGTTGATGGATGAATCGGAGCAAGCCCAGAGTTTACTAGAGGAAGAATCCTATTGTCTGCAAGAGCTGGATGAAATTAAACGGCTCTATTACCAAGAAAAGCGCTACTTGCAACAGCTAGATCAGCAGCGCTGTGTTGATCTCAATGATTTCAGCGAATTGATGGAAAATCCCCAGCTCAATTTGAACTGA
- a CDS encoding NADPH-dependent FMN reductase has translation MKTILAISGSLRSQSSNTRLVQAIVGLAPPGITIEIYNGIARLPHFNPELEGAGDLVAVEGWRTQLQAADGVLFCTPEYAHGVPGTLKNALDWIVSSGEFMNKPTAVISASPSPDGGEKANASLVQTLRVMMADIQEESILCISAISAKINAEGEITDTSTEIALRSILQGLISKGNGLAY, from the coding sequence ATGAAAACGATATTGGCAATTTCAGGGAGTTTGCGATCGCAATCCTCAAACACACGTTTAGTCCAAGCCATTGTTGGATTAGCGCCTCCAGGTATCACGATCGAAATCTATAACGGTATTGCTCGACTGCCACACTTTAATCCTGAGTTGGAAGGTGCTGGCGATCTGGTGGCTGTAGAGGGGTGGCGTACACAATTACAAGCTGCAGATGGCGTCCTGTTTTGCACGCCCGAATATGCTCATGGCGTGCCGGGAACCTTGAAAAATGCCCTGGATTGGATTGTGTCTTCAGGTGAGTTTATGAATAAACCTACCGCAGTGATCAGTGCTTCTCCATCACCAGATGGTGGAGAGAAAGCCAATGCATCTTTGGTGCAGACCTTACGGGTGATGATGGCGGATATCCAAGAGGAATCAATTCTCTGTATTTCAGCAATATCGGCAAAGATCAATGCAGAGGGGGAAATTACTGATACCTCTACAGAGATAGCTTTGCGATCGATTCTTCAGGGTTTGATCTCCAAGGGGAATGGTCTGGCTTATTAA
- a CDS encoding CIA30 family protein: MAEPTRQSWDAGRFLQTLSYFEEIPVLNWFQKMMPGFTPPAPPPVQANLIFDFSQANDISQLWGAVDDVVMGGVSNSGLRQESGVALFTGKVSTANSGGFASVRTRNFDPPLNLSAHQGIELQVKGDGQRYKFLLRDQDRWDSIAYAYSFDTVAQQWITVRIPFNQLTPVFRAKTVNDAPLIESHQIRAMQIMLSKFEYDGALNPRFSPGEFRLTIKTIGVY; encoded by the coding sequence ATGGCTGAACCGACCCGCCAATCCTGGGATGCAGGCCGTTTTCTGCAAACCCTGTCCTACTTTGAAGAAATTCCTGTTCTCAACTGGTTTCAAAAAATGATGCCTGGATTTACGCCCCCTGCTCCACCCCCTGTGCAAGCCAATCTCATCTTTGACTTTAGCCAGGCCAATGATATTAGCCAGCTCTGGGGAGCGGTCGATGATGTGGTGATGGGAGGGGTAAGCAATAGTGGCTTGCGTCAAGAGTCAGGCGTTGCTCTATTTACGGGCAAGGTCTCGACGGCGAATTCGGGTGGGTTTGCCTCGGTACGGACGCGCAATTTCGATCCGCCCCTCAATCTATCGGCCCACCAAGGAATTGAGTTGCAGGTGAAAGGGGATGGTCAACGCTATAAGTTTTTGCTGCGTGATCAAGATCGGTGGGACAGTATTGCCTATGCCTATTCGTTTGATACGGTGGCCCAACAATGGATCACGGTTCGGATTCCCTTTAATCAGTTGACCCCTGTATTTCGGGCCAAAACGGTGAATGATGCCCCTTTAATTGAGTCACATCAAATTCGAGCGATGCAGATTATGTTGAGTAAGTTTGAATATGATGGGGCGTTGAATCCTCGGTTTAGTCCGGGGGAGTTTCGCCTGACGATTAAAACGATTGGTGTGTATTAA